One genomic window of Actinoplanes lobatus includes the following:
- a CDS encoding FAD-binding dehydrogenase gives MDVDVIVVGAGLAGLAAARELTAAGKSVALVDQENPANLGGQAWWSFGGLFFVGSPEQKRARITDSVELAWRDWSNSAGFDRLGPGAEDEWAVKWARAYVEFAAGEKRSWLSGMGLRWLPFAGWAERGDLRADGHGNSVPRFHVTWGTGTGVVAPFAAAALEAAGTGRLRLHHRHRVDELIVEAGAVVGVRGVLLAADDSARGVASNREVVGDFELRAQAVIVTTGGIGANHDLVREYWPDRLGTPPASMITGVPAYVDGRMLGIAETAGVRLVNRDRMWHYVEGVRNWNPIWPGHGIRILSAPSPMWFDALGRRLPAPYFPSYDTLGTLKYLRSTGYDHSWFVLSQKIIEKEFALSGSEQNPDVTAGDRRGFLKERIFGKGAPAPVEAFKAHGADFVVADNLDDLVAGMNKLTEQPLLDAGTLRTQIEARDSQIANKVTKDAQVQGIHNSRRYLGDRIGRTAAPHRILDPAAGPLIGVKLHILTRKTLGGIQTDLNSRALGADGAPIPGLYAAGEVAGFGGGGVHGYNALEGTFLGGCLFSGRAAGRHAAASL, from the coding sequence GTGGACGTCGACGTCATCGTGGTGGGGGCCGGCCTGGCCGGATTGGCGGCGGCCCGCGAGCTCACCGCCGCCGGTAAGAGCGTGGCGCTGGTCGACCAGGAGAATCCGGCGAACCTGGGCGGGCAGGCGTGGTGGTCGTTCGGTGGCCTGTTCTTCGTCGGCAGCCCCGAACAGAAGCGGGCCCGCATCACCGACAGCGTCGAGTTGGCCTGGCGGGACTGGAGCAACAGCGCCGGCTTCGACCGGCTCGGCCCCGGCGCCGAGGACGAGTGGGCGGTCAAGTGGGCGCGGGCGTACGTCGAGTTCGCGGCCGGCGAGAAACGGTCCTGGCTGTCCGGGATGGGGTTGAGGTGGCTGCCGTTCGCCGGCTGGGCCGAACGCGGTGACCTGCGCGCCGACGGTCACGGCAACTCGGTGCCGCGGTTCCACGTCACCTGGGGCACCGGCACCGGCGTGGTCGCCCCGTTCGCGGCGGCCGCGCTGGAGGCGGCCGGTACCGGCCGGCTGCGGTTGCACCACCGGCACCGGGTCGACGAGCTGATCGTCGAGGCCGGCGCGGTCGTCGGGGTGCGCGGGGTGCTGCTGGCCGCCGACGACTCGGCCCGCGGTGTGGCCTCCAACCGGGAGGTGGTCGGCGACTTCGAACTGCGGGCGCAGGCGGTGATCGTCACGACCGGCGGGATCGGCGCCAACCACGATCTGGTGCGCGAGTACTGGCCGGACCGGCTCGGCACCCCGCCGGCGAGCATGATCACCGGTGTTCCGGCGTATGTCGACGGCCGGATGCTCGGCATCGCCGAGACCGCCGGGGTGCGGCTGGTCAACCGCGACCGCATGTGGCACTACGTCGAAGGTGTCCGCAACTGGAACCCGATCTGGCCCGGCCACGGCATCCGGATCCTGTCCGCGCCGTCGCCGATGTGGTTCGACGCGCTCGGCCGCCGCCTGCCGGCCCCGTATTTTCCCAGCTACGACACTCTCGGCACGCTCAAGTACCTGCGGTCGACCGGTTACGACCACTCCTGGTTCGTGCTGTCGCAGAAAATTATCGAGAAGGAGTTCGCGCTGTCCGGCAGTGAGCAGAACCCGGACGTGACCGCCGGCGACCGGCGCGGCTTCCTCAAGGAGCGGATCTTCGGCAAGGGCGCGCCGGCCCCGGTCGAGGCGTTCAAAGCGCACGGCGCCGACTTCGTGGTCGCCGACAACCTCGACGACCTGGTCGCCGGCATGAACAAGCTGACCGAACAGCCGCTGCTCGACGCGGGAACGCTGCGCACGCAGATCGAGGCGCGGGACTCGCAGATCGCCAACAAGGTCACCAAGGACGCGCAGGTGCAGGGCATCCACAACTCGCGCCGCTACCTCGGCGACCGGATCGGGCGTACGGCGGCCCCGCACCGGATCCTCGACCCGGCGGCCGGACCGCTGATCGGCGTGAAACTGCACATCCTCACCCGTAAGACGCTCGGCGGCATCCAGACCGACCTGAACTCGCGGGCGCTCGGCGCCGACGGGGCGCCGATCCCCGGCCTGTACGCGGCCGGGGAGGTCGCCGGATTCGGTGGCGGCGGCGTGCACGGCTACAACGCCCTGGAAGGCACCTTCCTGGGTGGCTGCCTGTTCTCCGGCCGGGCGGCCGGGCGGCACGCGGCCGCCAGCCTCTGA
- a CDS encoding IucA/IucC family siderophore biosynthesis protein, which produces MPTPTADPAGTRTQLADLRPDLLTGYDTALPGAHAAILARLLLALEHEPLPGLQTRHHHNGRTHLRFTHTTVTYPTTAATPFTEPPAGLTVLVDGLDMTDPAALTAQLWPGSALRTEIANSVANLALARAANPTPAVMATPHEPGRIEQLLVDGHPLHPCCRTRTGMTVADLLAYAPEHHPTFPLRRLRVPPNRWYGTANPILYAHPWQAAHLLDQHPWLTDDGPTTPVRPLMSLRTVAPIDGGPHIKTAVDIQMTSAIRTVSPAAVHNGPRLSAFLNRLTADLPLDVLTETEAGAAITDHGPDRHLAHLIRQAPPPGAIPLGVLATTPAILDTIDDPYTFFTDLTTVLFAPLATILNRGVALEAHGQNTLIVLSDGRPTRTVYRDLGGIRVHTDAGAPDLHGDLPTDDPAELRTKLAAAALATVARQTITALSHHHHAEPDRLWQLLATALHHTDPKLRTDPLPVKATTAMRLAADPLHDQWTHLPNPMAAFA; this is translated from the coding sequence GTGCCGACCCCCACCGCCGACCCCGCCGGCACCCGAACGCAACTCGCCGACCTGCGCCCCGACCTGCTCACCGGCTACGACACCGCCCTACCCGGCGCCCACGCCGCCATCCTGGCCCGGCTGCTGCTCGCCCTCGAACACGAACCCCTGCCCGGCCTGCAAACCCGCCACCACCACAACGGCCGCACCCACCTCCGGTTCACCCACACCACCGTCACCTACCCCACCACCGCCGCAACCCCCTTCACCGAACCACCGGCCGGCCTCACCGTGCTGGTGGACGGCCTCGACATGACCGACCCGGCGGCCCTGACCGCCCAACTGTGGCCCGGCAGCGCGTTAAGAACCGAGATCGCCAACAGCGTCGCCAACCTGGCACTCGCCCGCGCCGCCAACCCCACCCCCGCGGTCATGGCCACACCACACGAACCCGGCCGCATCGAACAACTCCTCGTCGACGGCCACCCCCTGCACCCCTGCTGCCGCACCCGCACCGGCATGACCGTCGCCGACCTGCTCGCCTACGCCCCCGAACACCACCCCACCTTCCCCCTGCGCCGCCTCCGCGTCCCACCGAACCGCTGGTACGGCACCGCCAACCCGATCCTCTACGCCCACCCCTGGCAAGCCGCCCACCTCCTCGACCAGCACCCGTGGCTCACCGACGACGGCCCCACCACCCCCGTACGCCCCCTCATGTCCCTGCGCACCGTCGCCCCCATCGACGGCGGCCCCCACATCAAAACCGCCGTCGACATCCAGATGACCTCCGCCATCCGCACCGTCTCCCCCGCCGCCGTCCACAACGGCCCCCGCCTCTCCGCCTTCCTCAACCGGCTCACCGCCGACCTGCCACTCGACGTCCTCACCGAAACCGAAGCCGGCGCCGCCATCACCGACCACGGCCCCGACCGGCACCTCGCCCACCTCATCCGCCAAGCCCCACCACCCGGCGCCATCCCCCTCGGCGTCCTCGCCACCACCCCCGCCATCCTCGACACCATCGACGACCCCTACACCTTCTTCACCGACCTCACCACCGTCCTGTTCGCCCCCCTCGCCACCATCCTGAACCGCGGCGTCGCCCTGGAAGCCCACGGCCAGAACACCCTCATCGTGCTCTCCGACGGCCGCCCCACCAGAACCGTCTACCGCGACCTCGGCGGCATCCGCGTCCACACCGACGCCGGCGCCCCCGACCTGCACGGCGACCTACCCACCGACGACCCCGCCGAACTGCGCACCAAACTCGCCGCAGCCGCCCTCGCCACCGTCGCCCGCCAGACCATCACCGCACTGAGCCACCACCACCACGCCGAACCCGACCGGCTCTGGCAACTACTCGCCACCGCCCTGCACCACACCGACCCGAAACTGCGCACCGACCCCCTGCCGGTCAAAGCCACCACCGCCATGCGCCTGGCCGCCGACCCCCTGCACGACCAATGGACCCACCTACCCAACCCGATGGCCGCATTCGCCTGA
- a CDS encoding IucA/IucC family protein, giving the protein MIRIATAAAHTEAALTVHAPHLVDGFLNHLPHAADTVGRRLRAALVRENLTPQTTGGRTHAFHRVEYPTAGVDDPVDLLTGIDTTGTMTAEIRNAVLNLAVALARYDARIPADADPDTTAIHLERLAVAGHNLHPCGRTRLGWDTADVLAHDLEAGHTAIRFIAVQDHAHLGDDLSTWLNLPQAPPGYRIQPVHAWQHDTVLHRYTDLFTDGTLRRIDGHLDAIPTAALRTLLLPGGTYLKVSLDIQVTSTRRNISVASTRNGPALSHLLHKLVDDDPDGHRLILMTETAGAAVPAGSGRDLSAITRTGLTGRLQPGEHAIPGGALPAYDPATHTTVLAGLVDATGGNPATWLTDYTRLLLPPLLRLATHGIALEAHLQNCLPTFLGGHPHRLALRDFAGLRLHPGRLHQAGHTIDLWPGSVITTDDTEILRAKLGYTALQAHLGELVIRLGETHNLDENHAWRLIRAVVDETYDALGTHPHATADHTWLTAPTVPHKALVRMRLAGTGDIHIPVKNPLHV; this is encoded by the coding sequence ATGATCCGCATCGCCACCGCCGCGGCCCACACCGAAGCCGCCCTCACCGTCCACGCACCCCACCTCGTCGACGGCTTCCTCAACCACCTGCCCCACGCCGCCGACACCGTCGGCCGCCGCCTGCGCGCCGCCCTCGTCCGCGAAAACCTCACCCCACAGACCACCGGCGGCCGCACCCACGCCTTCCACCGCGTCGAATACCCGACCGCCGGCGTCGACGACCCCGTCGACCTGCTCACCGGCATCGACACCACCGGCACCATGACCGCCGAGATCCGCAACGCCGTCCTCAACCTCGCCGTCGCCCTCGCCCGCTACGACGCGCGCATCCCCGCCGACGCCGACCCCGACACCACCGCCATCCACCTGGAACGCCTCGCCGTCGCCGGCCACAACCTGCACCCCTGCGGCCGCACCCGCCTCGGCTGGGACACCGCCGACGTCCTCGCCCACGACCTCGAAGCCGGCCACACCGCCATCCGCTTCATCGCCGTCCAAGACCACGCCCACCTCGGCGACGACCTCAGCACCTGGCTCAACCTGCCGCAAGCACCCCCCGGCTACCGGATCCAACCCGTCCACGCCTGGCAACACGACACCGTCCTGCACCGCTACACCGACCTGTTCACCGACGGCACGCTGCGCCGCATCGACGGCCACCTCGACGCCATCCCCACCGCCGCCCTGCGCACCCTCCTGCTCCCCGGCGGCACCTACCTCAAAGTCAGCCTCGACATCCAGGTCACCTCCACCCGCCGCAACATCAGCGTCGCCTCCACCCGCAACGGCCCCGCCCTCTCCCACCTCCTGCACAAACTCGTCGACGACGACCCCGACGGCCACCGCCTGATCCTCATGACCGAAACCGCCGGCGCCGCCGTACCCGCCGGATCCGGCCGCGACCTGTCCGCCATCACCCGCACCGGCCTCACCGGCCGCCTCCAACCCGGCGAACACGCCATCCCCGGCGGCGCCCTGCCCGCCTACGACCCCGCCACCCACACCACCGTCCTCGCCGGCCTCGTCGACGCCACCGGCGGCAACCCCGCCACCTGGCTCACCGACTACACCCGCCTCCTGCTCCCCCCACTACTGCGGCTCGCCACCCACGGCATCGCCCTCGAAGCCCACCTCCAGAACTGCCTGCCCACCTTCCTCGGCGGACACCCCCACCGCCTCGCCCTACGCGACTTCGCCGGCCTACGCCTGCACCCCGGCCGCCTCCACCAGGCCGGCCACACCATCGACCTGTGGCCCGGCAGCGTCATCACCACCGACGACACCGAAATCCTGCGCGCCAAACTCGGCTACACCGCACTCCAGGCCCACCTCGGCGAACTCGTCATCCGCCTCGGCGAAACCCACAACCTCGACGAAAACCACGCCTGGCGGCTCATCCGCGCCGTCGTCGACGAAACCTACGACGCCCTCGGCACCCACCCCCACGCCACCGCCGACCACACCTGGCTCACCGCCCCCACCGTCCCCCACAAGGCACTCGTGCGCATGCGCCTCGCCGGCACCGGCGACATCCACATCCCCGTGAAGAACCCGCTGCATGTCTGA
- a CDS encoding alanine racemase yields MSDHDDLLRQLPAPRCAYLYDTRALRARATLLRAALPARTTFLYAVKANGHPHVVRTLAEACDGLEVASGGELALAVQAGARRIAFGGPAKTDTELAAATQAGALINVESAHELRRLAALGHRGDICLRINRAGPALSGSHTMTGVPTPFGIDETQLPDILENLPDGLQVIGFHLHAVSNNLDGHAHAAFLTEAIGWSLKTAHRYGLSIRIVNAGGGLGIDYQSDQSIDLSPLASVTVPDSLELILEPGRWLTADAGWYATEVLDLKTTHGRTFAVLRGGTHHFRLPAAWGYSHPFTVLPVDDWPHPYPRLSVTDTEVDAVGELCTPRDVLTRGQHITRLRTGDLLVFARAGAYGWDISHHDFLRHDPPTFLTI; encoded by the coding sequence ATGTCTGACCACGACGACCTGCTGCGCCAACTGCCGGCACCCCGCTGCGCCTACCTCTACGACACCCGGGCCCTGCGCGCACGCGCCACCCTGCTGCGAGCCGCGCTTCCCGCCAGAACCACATTCCTGTACGCGGTGAAAGCCAACGGACACCCGCACGTCGTCCGTACCCTCGCCGAGGCCTGCGACGGTCTGGAAGTCGCCTCCGGAGGCGAACTCGCCCTGGCCGTCCAAGCCGGCGCCCGCCGCATCGCCTTCGGCGGCCCCGCCAAAACCGACACCGAACTCGCCGCCGCCACCCAGGCCGGCGCCCTCATCAACGTCGAAAGCGCCCACGAACTACGCCGCCTCGCCGCCCTCGGCCACCGCGGCGACATCTGCCTGCGCATCAACCGGGCCGGCCCCGCCCTGTCCGGCAGCCACACCATGACCGGCGTCCCCACCCCGTTCGGCATCGACGAAACCCAACTCCCCGACATCCTCGAAAACCTGCCCGACGGACTCCAGGTCATCGGCTTCCACCTGCACGCCGTCTCCAACAACCTCGACGGCCACGCGCACGCCGCCTTCCTCACCGAAGCGATCGGCTGGTCCCTCAAAACCGCGCATCGGTACGGGCTGAGCATCCGCATCGTCAACGCCGGCGGAGGACTCGGCATCGACTACCAGTCCGACCAGTCGATCGACCTCAGCCCACTGGCCTCAGTGACAGTCCCCGACAGCCTGGAACTGATCCTCGAACCCGGCCGCTGGCTCACCGCCGACGCAGGCTGGTACGCCACCGAAGTCCTCGACCTCAAAACCACCCACGGCCGCACCTTCGCCGTCCTCCGCGGCGGCACCCACCACTTCCGGCTCCCCGCCGCCTGGGGCTACAGCCACCCCTTCACCGTCCTACCCGTCGACGACTGGCCCCACCCGTACCCCCGCCTGTCCGTCACCGACACCGAAGTCGACGCCGTCGGCGAACTCTGCACCCCCCGCGACGTCCTCACCCGCGGCCAGCACATCACCCGGCTGCGCACCGGCGACCTACTCGTCTTCGCCCGCGCCGGCGCCTACGGCTGGGACATCTCCCACCACGACTTCCTGCGCCACGACCCACCCACCTTCCTGACGATCTAA